AAAGGACTCCCAGTGTCTGGTGTCACTGACAAGTTCTCCTGAAGTCCCCAGCGAGCTTCTcagagaaaaataagttattttctcATATCTGGACCATAAATTGAATGTACTCAGAGCTCAAGGATAATCTTGCTGATGAGTTACAAATAGAAAATAACTGAGAAGAGagtatttgtcttttttaaacGGAGTTGCATATTCTGCATGCTGAGATGTGTAGAAGTGCTGATGAGCTAGTAGATGTTGGAAAATATCCATCTGGGTCAGAGTCAACTATGCATGCAATCTGGTCCAGGGAGGAGAAGATTTAGGTGAGGAAATTAAATTCCAGTCGTCcccttttttcagaaaaaaaaaaaaaaaatccttttttcctaatatttctaAGGGTAGCTCATTTTTTTAACTATTTGAGTAGATATCCATCACAGGTGGCTTTCCTTGAGTTAGTTTATATGGGATCAAAGGGAAACCACAAGTCAGGAATACTGCCACTGAGCAAAAACTTCAGAGCAAATTACTTCAGCAATTTTGCTCCTTCACAACtagagagtctttttttttttatttttgaaaatgttttggtgaGGTGTGGATCcagcctttgctttgctttctgggcCAAGAAGAGCTTGGTCACTCAGCAAGTCATTGTATTTCCCTGTTCTGAAGAAGAAACTCGATGGGTGGATCATTTCCTGTGCCTGTCAGTGGCAAAGCATCTCTGCGAGTGTGTGGGCTGAGCAAATCTCACTCTTAGGACAAGAGACACGGGTATGCAGGCTGCAAGTGTGGGGCCAGGCAGACTTCAAGTGAAAAGACATGAACAGAGGGTGGTagtcctttcctttcccttccctttgtcACTACCTCAGAACATGGCCATCCAACCCAACACCCTGCACCACCAGAAACTGAGAAGTAAATGAATTTCAGGTCTCCCACTTTTGGGGCAAAAATCGTAAGCCCTCAGTGCTATGCAAATGTGGGGCTTCTCCTCCTCTGGATTGCTTCTTGGAGCTGAGGGCTGTAACTGCAATAGGTGGCATTCAGCACTTATGTCAGGCTCCCTCAGGTGTGACAACTGGATGGGGCTTCTGTGGCATGCGGCTTTCACCCCAACTTGGGAGACAGGGTATTGTGTTAGGCTGTAGGAAGCTACATGCTTGCCTCTCTGGCCCTAGGCAAACAATGTATAGCTCAGTTCATAATGTAATTCCAAATCAGTGTTGGCACCTTTAACATTATCCCATTCTaaagagagatatttttaaaaagctttcagatGCCTGAATATGTCCAGGACACAGGACTTAGAGAGTGTTTTGCTGGTGTTTCATGCCAGACAAAGAGTGGCCATGAGGTCACGTTTGTCATAGTCACTGTGACATCTATCTTTTAGAACATGATCCATAGTATTTAACTGTAGTTTGAAATGGATTAATATAGGTGAAATACCAGGAAAGAGAATATTGCTTgcactttaaggaaaaaataaagaagcaaatacTTCATTTTGAAGCCATCCTTAGCAGCAGTTGGGTTGCTGACTTCTTGTACTGGGAGAACATTTATGCTGTTCAGAAGACTGCTCTTCAGGCAGAGCAACTACATTTTAGCAGCTTGCCAAACAAGAGTAAGGTAGAAGGATAATATTTCACTCCTACCCTCAGCTATTCTTCACAGTAATGAGATGGTGATCAAGAGCCTGCTTCTTTACCAGCAAGGTTTACAGTAAGTAGTGTCCTTTCCTTGAACATACACTAGGTAGCTGGATCTATGatccatctgcctggggccatcTCAGAAGGTTTCATGTCTTCCTACAGCCTCTTCATTCACTTGTCTAGGTACTCTCTTTCCTGAAAATAAGATCCAGCAGCCCATTCACCAACACCAGTCCTAAATTCTCTACAGACAGGACTCccaacttttctttcttctccaggtATCTACCACTTTAACCTGCAGGAGCACATGATGTTACTAAACCAATTGTTCTTTTTGAAACCAAAGAAATGTATAACAAGACAGTAGTATGCAGctctttttccctgtttcctCCAGGTGTTTTGGTGGATTTAAGTCAGAGTCCTCTGCAACATATAGAAtacttctttttccccaaaactaaATTTCAAGACTCTGATTTTCTCTCTAAAACAGCTGGTGAGAAGCCCCTTTCTTTTACAGGTGTTCAgtcatttccccttctctcacCTTCAGATGAACCTTCCTGGTCTACTGCAATGCCAGGGGATTGCAGTACTTCATCAGATACTTTATTATTTCAGTTAATATCTAGCTAGAATCTGAATttgaaagggggaggggggaggggtaACTTGTGAAAAAAACAGTTCTTCATTGAAGGGGTACCTCCATTTTACAGGACAATTAACATGTAAGAACAATATATGTTCAGCCTTAGGCCTGCATCCCAGCATCTGGATTTCTCAGCTCCATCTGGCATCTAATAAAAGAACAGTCTCATAAATTCAACTCAGACAGCAAAGTAGTTTTTATACATTTATGACAGCCATATAGAGATGTATTCATTGTGTTTGAGACCACGAATGTGTAAATACACaggtcttcccaagtaaccataaCAAGCCTTATTGTTTTGATTAAGAAATTGTGAGCATCTGCATaggttaaaagagaaaattatactAGACCTGGGAGATTTCCTTTATAACCATAACTTTTCAGACCTGTTAAGGATGATACACAAGTCTGATTGATACTGCCAACATATGACACCAGTCCTGAAAGGATTACTCTATCTGCGGCCTATGTAGTCCCGCAGCTGTACATTACATTCTCAAGTGTATTGGGtctgtgtggcaaggttttggtagtggggggggctacaggggtggcttctgtgagaagctgctggaagcttcccccgtgtctgatagagccaatgccagatggctccaagacagacccaccactggccaaggccaagcccatcagtgatggtggtagcgctTCTGGGGTAACAAATTTAAGAAGCGGAAAAAGTTGCcgcacaacagcaactgcagccaagagaagagtgagaatatgtgagagaaacaactctgcagacacccaggtcagtgaagcgggagggggaggaggtgctccaggtgccggagcagagattcccctgcagcccgtggtgcagcccatggtgaggcagctctgccctgcgcccatggaggttaacggtggagcagatctccacctgcagcccagggaggacaccacaccacagcaggtggatgcccaaaggaggttgtgaccccgtgggaagcctgtgctggagcaggctcctggcaggacccatggagagagaggagcccacactggagcaggtttgctggcaggacttgtgaccccatgggggacccacactggagcagtctgtgcctgaaggactgcagcccatggcagggacccacgctggagcagtttgtgaagaactgcaggtTGTGGGGAGGACTCATATTGGAGTtgtcctcctgaggaggaaggagcagcagaaacagcgtataatgaactgactgcaactcaCACTCCCCATCCCCTTGCACTGCTGGGTGGGAGGAGATAAGagaaaaatcaggagtaaagttgagccggggcagaagggaggggtggggggaaggtgttttaagatttggttttatttctcattatccaactctgatttgattggtaataatttttttttttttcccccccacttagagtctgttttgcctgtaatggtaattggtgagtgatctctccctgtccttacctcaacccacaagcctttagttatattttctctcccctgtccagctgaggaggggagtgatagagcagctttggtgagcaCCTGCTGTCCTGCCaggatcaacccaccacatcaAGAAGGAGGCATATGTGCCAAAGCACATACAGGATCAGGGCCTATGACACTTTGATAACCTGTGCTGCTTCTTACACATATTTCTGTTGCTTGAGATGCTCCCTAggttgttttctttctggaaatgaaaaatgccactagtgtttgtttttgttactctcattccctcctttccctgctctgGGCAGGAAAGTGCTAGCAGCTCTGCCTCATAGGTTGGCAGGAAATTTAAAACAGCAGCAAGCTGCTGCTCGGACCAcccccagactttttttttttttcccattgatgCAGGAGACTATTTAATTGGGGGCTGACTTGTCAAACTTACTCGTTGATGCTTACCAGTAGCTGCCTAACCACTAACGGtgattttttcctcccttcctcctcctttggaCACACTCCCCACAATGAAGATGCTGCTGAGCCTGATtgctctgctctctgctgcccTGTTAGCCAACACAGCCCCTCCAACTTGCTACTCGAGGGTGTTGTCTCTGAGCAAAGAAATCACGGAGTCCTTTAAGGAGTTACAGACCTCCAAAGCTGTGGTGAGTCTACCCAAAAACTGCTCCTGCAAAGATGTTGCAGGTTGCTTTTTTTGACACAAATTTCTCTCAAAACAAAATTGCAATGGTCTTTCTTCTTTCCTGCAGGACTCATGTGTGGAGATGCTGCCCAGGCTGTACTTGGACATACATGTAAGTTTTCACACTCCTTTCTTACAGCTGTGCAGTAAAAATAGCTAATGAAAAGAGAGGATAACTCTTAGGATTGTACTGTAGAAGAGTGCTTTGGaacaaattttcaaaagcttAATTAACTAGAGAGAtgagtgacaaaaaaaaatctcattttgaacCTTATTAAAATCCCTATGGAgcttcttgtttaaaaattcaaaaaTGAGGAAATCAATATTTTGAAGTGATTACCATTTTTACATTATTAATTTGTTGTGACAGAggcttttcagaagttaaatatgGGCAACAAAACtttgaataataatttaaaagaagaaatgcaaaataaacttcCTTCACTTAATAAATCTACTTTGTTTTAGATCATGAGTGACTTCTGGCACTgcagttttaataaaaacaagtgCAGGAATACCTTGCTGGTTTTCCTGCTTTAAATAACCACTTGTtgaatccagaaagaaaaagtatgcCTGAGGATATGGAAGTGTGATACTGAGAAAAGAGAGCAGTAGTCATCTCCCAGCAAAGACAAAATAGCCTCCTGCACACATAGTTTATGTTATAGTGTTCTGCCCTGGGATATGCAACATATTTAGCTTCTTCTCCTAGTGCTTCACTGAGTAACTAAAAGGTAGAAAATATCAGACAAAGCAAGAGATGTCTGACACATTATGCCAGAGGCAACTACACCATCAAGTCTTGCAATTCAGGACTCTCTAGAGCCCAATTCCAGAGTTGCCAGTGCCTCAATTCATTGCAAAGACCAAGCAATATGAGtccagtgcctcagtttcccttgctTTAAAGCAGGAACTGAGATATTTATTTACCTGCTTCACAAGGATGTTGTGAAGTCCATGTTGGCTTTATTTTGACAATGCAAAGTCTGAGGtaaaaattactctgaaaagaATTTTGCCTGCTGCTCATGGTATTGCTTATTGTACGGGAACAGAAGAATCATGCCTGTGAGATCTTGATAATCTTTTCACCAGCTAAACCAGGTGCTCTCTTAAAAGTGAGACAGTGTACCTATTCTGTAGGTAACTACCTACTACAGGAGCAGATTTGATTGTATTGGTACCGCTGCCTCCTAAAGGATGTGAGAAATAAGCTGGCAGACCAAACTTGTGTCTATGCACTTTTCCAAGCATTTATTTGGACCAAACATCTCTGTTATGAAATATTGATGGTGAATTTTCCTAACTAAAGGTTACATAGATTAAACATACATACAGGTAGGAATTCAAGGTTCTCACAGAAGCAGTAAGAATTTTGGAAGTGATGGACAAGAAACATAAATCTGTGTTTGTGCAGGGTTACACATACCTCTTTTGCGTGCTTTGCAGAATTACTGTGTGTTGGCAAAACTCCGTGATTTTGTGGCCTACCCCAGATGTGAGAGAGTGCTTGAAGTGAGTGAGCTGAAGGAAAAAGCCCGGAGCCTGTACACCATCATGATCTCCTACTGCAGAAGGGTAGGTCAAGATATACCAACAGGGACATAGTCTCTGCTTTTTAGACCTCTCTTGTCTCTATCCTGTCCCCTGACCAGCAAAACTGGATCAGGGCCTGAGCTTCTCAATATTGTGCTATCTTCTGCCTTCCTCCTTATAAATGTTAGCCTTCTCTTTTGTTCCTCCAGGACTTGGTGTTCCTCACTGATGACTGTAGCACCCTGGAAAATCCTATTCTGCCACCCATAGAGCCCTCCATCATTGAGAGCTAAAAGGGAGTCAACCCAAAAGTTGTACCTGGGAAATTTTCAAGACCAGGAGTCAAAATATGTATACGCAGTCAACTACAACGTTAACAACGAAGATCTTTTTCAAGCACACTAGCAATATTATCTCAGACCTACCCATTTTTCTCTGCCTTGGCAGGAAATGAACTGCATGCCTTGCATACCTACTGAGCTGCTAGGGAAACTACGGTTAGAGAGCATTTTTTCATTTGGCAAGGTATGATATTTCAGCTTAGCCAAATGTATAAAGTATGTTTTGTTTAAACATTAGATACTAGAttcttttttactcttttatGAATAACTAGATTCATGTAAAGAAAATACATCGTGATCAATACTGTATCCTGACTTAGCAGTTCTTTTATTAGATGGGCATGGAAGGGcctatatttgtttttcttaaagtgtTTGATAGAAGTGTAACTCAATGCTGGCAGATGTCTCTCTACCTGTATAGCTCATATATATATGCTGATAGTTTTTGATGTCAGACTTGTAAGAATAGAGGTGAAAGTAACCTGTTTCTGTGGCAAACTAAATAAAAACAGCTTTCTAACCCAAGATGTTTTTGTTACATCATGTCTTTCAAGATCAACCTGAAAGTGTCATTCTTATAAACTTACTTTTCACAATCACTTGCAAATTGCTTTTCACAACATGTTACCTTTAGCTTTGTTTCCATAGCAATGCAAACTTTGCTGTGTCTGCATGATTTGACAATGTGTAAGTTTCTACTGAGAGAATTTTTCTGTACTGCAAACAATTTCTTTGATAAAattagtggatttttttaaatactgtttctgtGTTGTGAGAATGCAAGTTGTGAGGCAGTGGCTTAGAAAGCCTATCAAAGGTTTGGACAGATTGTTAAAACAGAGCCCATATACTGACCTACTGAGATTAATAAAATTTCTAGATAATAGTTCCAGAGTCATGGGTCCCTTCATTACCTGAAGGACATGAGTCCTTCACACCCAGCAGCTCTTTTGTGCCAAGAATAGAAAGGATATTCCCCATGTTCTTGGAAGGAGCTGCTATTATCCCAGAGAGTCCGCTCCTTCCCTCTGTACAAGTGGTTCCTTGCTCTCCTGTACAGTATTTTCTGGTAGTTCATCTGCAGCACCGACAACCCTGGTGATTTAGTTAGTGGTCTCACCATGTTTTATAAAAACCCCATCCTCTGTAATCATGGGATTATGTGACAATCGCAGCTCCTCTATCATCTGTCATCCACTGAATATCTAATGGTATAAACCAAGATGATTGACAACTGTTATGAAGAAAAGTGAatcataacaggaaaaaaaatgtgcagggggaaaaaaagggttttttctttattttggaatTACCCTGTCCTGTAGAAACTACTAATCTGATTTTAGCTATAGAAAATTTGATTATCTCATTGAACCACTGAATAAGGGTGGGAAAATCTGGGAGAGAtacagaggaaagaaagtaaaCAAGTGCTTTTCTTTCTAGTTTGTTTCAATTCTAAGTGCATATTCAAGGAATGTGTCTGTCAGACTTTGTACTTGTCTCCTGAAGGTGAGGTCCTCATGTGCTAACCCTACTCATCCTCTAGATGAGCCATTCTGCTCACAGGCAGCTCACAGGAGTTCCAGTCAGGTGTCTCTACAGGCATCTGGTAGAGACAGTAGCAAGCTCAGCAATCTGATGTAGTACCAGTCTGAACTCAAAAATGTGCAACAGCTCGGATAGTCCTACTACCAGAAAATCTATTGCTTAGTTTGCCTTTTAGGATTCTTCTCCTCTCCAAGCCAGCAATCTCTGTACAAGATCCTACACACTCTAGAGATATCAATACCATCTTTTCTGCATCGCCTGGACATATCCAAGGCCAGATCCTTCAACAGCAGCCATATCCTGGAATAAGGGCACCTATTAGCATTCTAGCAAGGAGCCCAATACTCACATAGGGTGTGTGTAAGCACTGGCAGCTCCCTGGCTCAAGAAGAAATGCAGGTGGAGTTGAACCATTTGCTTTCAGACTCTACCTTCAAGTTTTTCCTCCCTATAACCAGGGACTCAACCACCACCTGGGGAAGCAAGCAGTTCTGGGATAACATCAAGGCCTATACACTTCCATACAAGTACCAAAACCACATCACAGCCTCTGCTTTTCATACCTTTATACAAAGACAACCATGGATGTACCTTGCAAGAAAGTGTGGTATGGTCACCACAGGCCATGCTGTTTGCAGAGCTAACCCAGGCACTGGGTGGTACGCATGCTTGAAAGCTGGCAGCAGAAGCTGTTaatttttggctgttttttccaCCTCCAGATGTCATGAATTTTAAGCACAGTCCTGTTGTAAAGCTTGTGTTGTGTCTTGGCAAGCAAAATGCAGAGTAAGATGCATTTCCTTTCCCACAGAAGTCCACACAACTCTGTCCCTAGAACTGGACCTTGGGTAAAGCCTGTGCAGGTAACTATGGCACTTCTGCCCCTGATTCTTTCCTGTCACAGGGACACACACTTTCTGAAATGAAGTATTTGGTGAGGATTTTCTCATGGATCTTCTCTAACTCCTCTTTATTCTGCTTTATCAAAGTAAATAAACCTTCCCTAGTTCATTTTGATGGAACTCATGATCCTAAATTCAGATTTCTCCTGTAATGGTCCTGTTCTTTCAACCACCTTCCAAATatactttcttctgctttaaGCTGATTACATTTGTGAGGAAAACGTAGCCTAATTTCTTTAGGACAAAATATCTTGCAAGAAGTCTTTGGAACCAGAAACAGAGTAGAAGTCATTACTTTATTTGTATTGCTTTAGATAGAAACTTCAGCCTTTTCATGACTCTCTGACAGACACTCTGTCTGCAATACACTCTTAGCATGGTTACTAACAGCTCAGTTCTAACTGTTACATCCTACTTCTGCAGAAGCTGAGAAAAGCAGCTAGATGCTTTGGGGACTGTACATACCTGAATGGACCTTAAAAGCCTATCCTCCATTTGCAGATGCTGTATATTTTATTCTCAGAATCAGATTTGTTTGGTCGTTGGTGTGCTTTTACACCAAGTATATTCCCTATGGTTTTATGCTGTGACTCTTTTCACATCTTGTATGtcatttttaatggaaagtgTGCTGAAAGCAAGACTATGCTCTTTCAGTTCACAGTAACCTGCTGTCACTCAGACTGCCTTAATGAGATTTGTGATTAGATGAACCCTTTTTAAGAACAGCATCTTTTCCCAGGCTGTCATGGTCCAGGGGAGAAAAACACTGATAAAGAGATCTAATGCACTTGTAATTTGCCAAGAAATCATCCGCTTCTCCCTTTCAGTAAGATAGTAAGTTTACCAACTTTTTAATTTACCATTATACCAGGTATATAAGGAGCAGTGAAGCCATTCATGTAGCTGAGCATTTATTCCTGCAACACAACAGCCCATGGTCGTTAGGGCCCCAGCCAAAAAGGAGAATGTGAAGGGATTAAGAAGGACATATTTGTTGTAATTTGTCAACTGGCATCTTGCCTAGCTATTGCAGAATATTACTAAAAGCACATCATTAAGAAACTGCACTCAGTTTATACGATCATTAGGGAAGAAttgtagaaaaacaaagcatctgttctgttttcttgccTGTTGAAGGAGGTTTCTTGGAAGGAGCAGTCAATCCTAGGACTAGATTTTCTTTTGCAGACTTCTATCTACAAGAAGCCTCACTAAAGAGCAGTCCTAGGACTGCTAGACTCTCCACCATATTATCATATTGAATCCCAAGGTAGTCCGAATGGTTGGGGACCGACTGTAAAATCATTCAAAGACATTAATTTCCAATTTTGCCAAGAAGTTATATAATGGATTTTATTAGAACCAGTTCCTTTCCCATCTCTTTTGACCAATCACATGGGTTTTTCTTAAGTAGACACTCTGGTCACTTAACTCCTCATACAATGTTTTTTGGTGAAACCAGGCTAGGGATGAGGGCTAGCAAATGTCTTAACTCCTGGCCACTACCCCAGGTCAGGAAAAATGGCAGGCTTCAAACAGATAATTAGATCATTCAAGGTGAGAGGTTCCACTGGATAACATGTGACTTGTCACTAATTAATAGGGTACAAACTAAATATGGTCTtatgaaatccttttttttaaaaaaaaaaaaaaaaaaacaaagaaaaaagagtaatGCAAGATTGGTGAGGAATCTGACCTTTTAGGTTGTACACTTTGGAGGATTACTTTGTCTAAACACCAGATTTAGGAGTGCCCATTTGTCCATTGTGCCTTTTCGTGTGTATGTGGCATCTGTGGGTTGAGCTAATGGGATGCTGATGGAGATCTTCTAAAAATTTCCTACAATGCTAAAGTCTTGTAAATAATGTTACCTTACAAAAATTTAACCACTGTACTTTAACCAGTACCTTTTTCCACAttaaaattttctcatttttggaGTGTATGGCAATGCCAGTGAAAATTATGATGGACAAGCTCCACTGACTTTATTTGTGCAACTTTTTGTATTCACACTTTTCTTTTAGGCTTGTTATGGCCAGGAATCCTGTGCTACCCAAGATTTTACTGTTAGcctgccaaaatgaaaaaaacagtctGCAAGGGAGCTGCTGACAGCTGAGTCAAAATTCAGAGACAATGTCCAGAGAAAGGTCATGATCTCATTATCAAAAGATTTTTCATAGTCTATGTTTTCTCAGCATAGGATAAATGTATATCCTCAGATAAATATTATAATATAGCAATGAACAGAAAACCAGTTAAAATATCTATCTTTTGAAGAcagataaatacatatatatacccTGAAATCTTGTTTTATGTTTGTAGGTCCATAAAGAGGATGTGTTCAGACAGATAAGAGGATTTTGAAGCCAGACAgatgggggggggaagaaaaatctcTCCAAAGATGTTTTGCAATAGATTGAAATATATTGACATTACTTCATTAATATTCAAAccttacagaggaaaaaaagccgaAGCCATAGAACAGGAAAGAAGCTTGAGACCTCCTATTGCATCCCTTGAGCCCAAGACTAACCTGGCTATCCCAGGTCATTCCTGATAGCAGTTTGCCtgaaagattttaagaaaaaagttgatCTAGAAATCCCACAGCAGTTCAAATTAATCTAttccagaccccccccccccttttgttaCAAAGTTTTAGCTGGTACTCAATTTGTCCTCTCAAAATTTAAGCCCATTGCTTCCTGCTTTATTCATCACAGAAACAGGGATTGGATTGttcttttttgtctttgcagCAGACATTAGTACATTCGAAgacttctgtctctctctccctacTCTACAAATTCGATTCTTTCCATCTTTGTTCATTGATCAGAGGTCTAGAAAACATGACCCTTCTTGTTAACTTTCTTCTAGCTCTATCCACTTGGTTCCCACCCATTTTGAAGCACAGTGCTAGAAGTTAAATATAGATATCCAGCTGAGGCTTTATCAATGTCAAGTagtgtagaaaaaaaaagatctatcaGTAATGTTCTGACAACAGTAGATTACAAGCAAAAAATAATCTCCAAGATTCTGAAGCCATTGTtacacttttttatttaaattttaagattAATGTAAAAAGTTAGAGTACAATTGACCTCACTTCTCtataatgaagaaaatgtttgggataaaacaaacaaaaaaagcaacagataCTGAAATACAATGGCTGCTCCATTTGCTGTACAGGTAAATATAAAGTCTACTGGAGTCAGTGCCAGTTTTTGAACAGACTGTGCAATGAggaatcacattttttaaattcatatggactTTACAAAGTGATCCatacctcctccttcccaggaCATTGTCACAGCTCCCAGACTGTTGAATCCTGCCAGAACTGAGCCATGGCACAACTGAGGATTTGAGGTTACTTTTAGACCCCTATATTAAATGTCTTTgtgccttcctctgctgctctctgACATGAAACAGTTCATGTCCTGACTACTAAACACTTGTCTTCCTAGCCAGGGTGGCTGCAGTTAAGTTGCCTTTTGGCAATGGTCTCTGTTCCATGCTGTCTCCCAGACAACATTCAAAACTTGTTTGGAAGAGCAGAATCTACCCCAGGTCAAAACTGTGCACAGAACTGTTACAATGATTTTCAAGTACAGACAGGTGTTTCAATACCTGGAAATGTTCCTAACAC
The sequence above is drawn from the Strix aluco isolate bStrAlu1 chromosome 4, bStrAlu1.hap1, whole genome shotgun sequence genome and encodes:
- the CYTL1 gene encoding cytokine-like protein 1 isoform X2, coding for MKMLLSLIALLSAALLANTAPPTCYSRVLSLSKEITESFKELQTSKADSCVEMLPRLYLDIHNYCVLAKLRDFVAYPRCERVLEVSELKEKARSLYTIMISYCRRDLVFLTDDCSTLENPILPPIEPSIIES
- the CYTL1 gene encoding cytokine-like protein 1 isoform X1 is translated as MKMLLSLIALLSAALLANTAPPTCYSRVLSLSKEITESFKELQTSKAVDSCVEMLPRLYLDIHNYCVLAKLRDFVAYPRCERVLEVSELKEKARSLYTIMISYCRRDLVFLTDDCSTLENPILPPIEPSIIES